ACTACCTCTACGCCGAGTGGAACAACAAGGCCGCCGCCTTCGTCTCCTACGGCGCGCTCGGCGGCGCCCGCGCCATCGAGCACCTGCGGGCGATCTGCAGTGAGCTGCAGCTGGCCCACGTGCGCCAGCAGCTGTCGTTCTCGCTCTTCACCGACTTCGAGAACTTCGCCGAGTTCGCCCCGTCCCCGATGCACGACGACGCCGCGTCGGTGCTGTTCGACCAGCTCGAATCCTGGGCCGGCGCGCTCAAGACCATCCGGTGAGGCTCTACGGGCTCGAGGAGCACTTCGCCACGGCCGACGTCGTCGCGGCGTGGCGGCGGCACGACCCCGCGCTCGCCGCGCCGATGATGAGCCGGGCGGTCGCCAGCACCGCGTTGCTCGACCTCGGCGAAGACCGCGTCGCCGCGATGGACGACGCCGGGATCGACACCGCCGTGCTGTCGCTCACGACGCCCGGCTTGCAGGACCTCGACCCCGCCGAAGCCGTCGCCCTGCAACGTCCCACCAACGACGTCCTCGCCGACGCCGTCGGCCGGTATCCCGGGCGGTTCCGGGGGTTCGCGGCCCTCGCGACGTCCACGCCCTCGGCGGCGGCCGACGAGCTGCGGCGGGCCGTCGCGGACCTCGGGTTCGACGGGGCGCTGGTGAACGCGAACTCCCGCGGCCAGGCTCTCGACGAGCCGCGCTTCTGGGACATCTTCGAGGCCGCCGAGGACCTGCGCGCCCCGGTGTACCTGCACCCGAGCGTGCCGGTCCAGGCGGTCACCGGGGCCTACTACCGGCGCTTCGGCGGCCCGGTGGACGAGCTGCTGGCCACCGGGACGTTCGGCTGGCACTACGACGCCGGGCTGACCGCGCTCCGGCTGATCGTCGCCGGGGTCTTCGACCGGTTCCCGGGGCTGCAGCTGATCCTGG
This genomic window from Amycolatopsis mongoliensis contains:
- a CDS encoding amidohydrolase family protein, which gives rise to MRLYGLEEHFATADVVAAWRRHDPALAAPMMSRAVASTALLDLGEDRVAAMDDAGIDTAVLSLTTPGLQDLDPAEAVALQRPTNDVLADAVGRYPGRFRGFAALATSTPSAAADELRRAVADLGFDGALVNANSRGQALDEPRFWDIFEAAEDLRAPVYLHPSVPVQAVTGAYYRRFGGPVDELLATGTFGWHYDAGLTALRLIVAGVFDRFPGLQLILGHWGEVVLFYLDRVAALDAVTTLERPIAEYFRTNVFITPGGIASHRYLRWSLETVGADRIMYASDHPFNREHSGSARRFVATAPISDADRARIAHENWENLIAGIRRQ